In Myripristis murdjan chromosome 9, fMyrMur1.1, whole genome shotgun sequence, the following proteins share a genomic window:
- the adgrd1 gene encoding adhesion G-protein coupled receptor D1 isoform X2: MESLFQIYLFTATVSCIKVYGQVVQPFKHPGLQVLATASHYWPLDAVDGIHELWDQIGNRPGHVNGSNINIVEGMVNKGIFLNGDNGATFLHFGSYQNSCISDPTLCGPKGITFSFFWKNHEVQSRFAVASGGKVISNGFSVYANPFGGYVEFYTRGNNKRWKANISTPGPFWTHILFTWTRKDGLKVYINGTFSIGDPTGSMSENYGDPYPNLVIGTGNEQGYGHYVTGAFDEFIIWERALSPNEILQYYNAAIGQAIVSPTTPNAPKQATSTMPTIRATEVSPPVISSKREELQSSQEPLSMPMLGFWDPRLPNRTIPYDTANNLTQDFLKSVEEVLSSPGMPEQSTPVVSGLIETVDRVMEHMVTILEPSPNSLISLGGTTLVADYSLMKFPQNYNLPHYRFPMQGKSYISVPGEAFTMQSQTTIVGLFYHNIHSYYKEISPIKTRINEATDFKDHKIQVASCLISLKVEPSPALSVNLSGAPLIKIVLTHILSKDQQNQALNASNKVFLYCAFLDYSSKEGVWSNEGCVRSGGNMTYSVCLCNHLTNFAILMQVVPIKIGDVHQMALSTIGYVGCSISILCLAITLVTFAVLSSVSTIRNQRYHIHANLSFAILVAEILLLISSRFSPGTLPCKVMAVLLHFFFLSAFAWMLVEGLHLYSMVVKVFGSEGSKHFYYYGIGWGSPLVICVVSMTSALDSYGEVDNCWLSLKNGAIWAFVAPALFVIVVNIGILISVTRIISRIGGENYKVHGDANAVKLTAKAVAVLLPILGISWIFGVLAINTHTLPFLYIFAVFNSLQGFFVFLFHCLLNSEVRAAFKHKTKVWSLTSSSIRNINVKPFNSDIMNGNKEGVTPTKMNTWDKSTNSANRIDLSAV, translated from the exons aCATTGTTGAGGGAATGGTCAACAAGGGCATTTTTCTAAATGGAGACAACGGTGCTACATTTCTCCACTTTGGAAGCTACCAGAACTCTTGCATTAGTGACCCTACTTTGTGTGGCCCAAAGG GGAttaccttttcctttttttggaaaaaccATGAAGTACAGTCACGTTTCGCTGTAGCGTCTGGAGGGAAAGTTATTTCCAACGGTTTCTCTGTCTATGCCAATCCCTTTGGAGGATATGTGGAGTTTTACACCAGAGGCAATAACAAGAGATGGAAGGCTAATATCAGCACCCCAG GCCCTTTCTGGACCCACATTCTCTTTACATGGACTAGGAAAGATGGTCTGAAGGTCTACATCAATGGGACCTTCAGTATTGGTGACCCCACTGGCAGCATGTCTGAGAACTATGGCGACCCATACCCCAACCTCGTCATTGGAACTGGCAATGAGCAAGGTTACGGCCACTATGTCACAGGCGCCTTTGATGAGTTTATCATTTGGGAAAGGGCCCTTTCACCCAATGAGATCCTGCAGTACTACAACGCTGCCATAG GTCAAGCCATCGTTTCTCCCACAACACCCAACGCCCCCAAACAAGCCACTTCAACTATGCCAACAATT AGAGCCACTGAAGTGAGTCCGCCTGTCATCAGCAGTAAGCGTGAGGAACTCCAAAGCTCCCAAGAACCGCTGTCCATGCCCATGTTGGGCTTCTGGGACCCGCGCCTGCCCAACAGGACCATTCCCTACGATACTGCCAACAACCTCACTCAG GATTTTCTCAAAAGCGTAGAGGAAGTGCTGTCTTCTCCAGGGATGCCAGAG CAGTCCACCCCTGTGGTCAGCGGCCTGATTGAGACAGTGGACAGAGTGATGGAACACATGGTGACTATCCTGGAGCCCAGCCCGAACTCTCTCATCTCCCTGGGCGGAACAACTCTCGTTGCAg ACTACTCTCTGATGAAGTTCCCGCAGAACTACAACCTGCCGCATTACCGCTTCCCCATGCAGGGCAAGAGCTACATCTCAGTTCCTGGGGAGGCTTTCACCATGCAGT CTCAAACCACCATCGTCGGCCTCTTCTACCACAACATACACAGCTATTACAAAGAGATCAGCCCTATCAAGACCAG GATTAATGAAGCAACTGACTTCAAGGACCACAAGATCCAGGTGGCCAGCTGTCTCATCTCTCTGAAGGTGGAGCCTTCACCGGCCCTGTCAGTCAACCTCTCTGGAGCACCACTCATCAAGATCGTCCTCACCCACATCCTG aGCAAAGACCAGCAAAACCAAGCTTTAAATGCAAGCAATAAAGTCTTCCTCTACTGTGCCTTCTTGGATTATAG TTCAAAGGAGGGAGTTTGGTCCAATGAGGGCTGTGTGCGCTCAGGTGGCAACATGACatactctgtgtgtctgtgcaaccACCTCACCAACTTTGCCATTCTTATGCAAGTGGTGCCCATAAAG ATTGGCGATGTCCACCAGATGGCACTATCCACCATAGGTTATGTCGGCTGCTCCATCTCCATACTCTGTCTTGCCATCACTCTGGTCACCTTTGCTGTCCTGTC GTCAGTGAGTACCATACGTAACCAGCGCTACCACATCCACGCCAACCTGTCCTTCGCCATCCTGGTGGCTGAGATCTTACTGCTCATCAGCTCTCGCTTCAGCCCGGGAACG CTGCCCTGTAAGGTGATGGCAGTCCTGCTTCACTTCTTCTTCCTGAGCGCCTTTGCCTGGATGCTGGTGGAGGGCCTCCACCTCTACAGCATGGTGGTCAAGGTGTTCGGCTCTGAGGGCAGCAAACACTTCTACTACTATGGCATCGGCTGGG GTTCTCCACTAGTGATCTGCGTAGTGTCCATGACCTCAGCTCTGGACAGCTACGGTGAGGTCGATAA CTGCTGGCTGTCATTGAAGAATGGAGCCATCTGGGCATTTGTGGCTCCGGCACTGTTTGTCATTGTG GTTAATATTGGCATTCTGATATCTGTCACGAGGATTATATCTCGTATCGGTGGAGAGAATTACAAGGTTCATGGAGATGCTAATGCGGTCAA actGACTGCCAAAGCAGTGGCGGTGCTGCTGCCCATACTAGGCATTTCTTGGATCTTTGGCGTTCTTGCCATCAACACCCACACCCTGCCATTCCTCTATATCTTTGCAGTGTTCAACTCATTACAA GGGttctttgtcttcctgtttCACTGTCTGCTCAACTCTGAG GTTAGAGCTGCCTTTAAACACAAAACCAAGGTGTGGTCTCTCACCAGCAGCTCTATCCGAAACATCAATGTGAAACCCTTCAACTCTGACATT ATGAATGGCAACAAGGAGGGTGTCACCCCCACGAAGATGAACACATGGGACAAGAGCACCAACTCAGCCAATCGCATCGACCTCTCAGCCGTCTAA